A genomic segment from Leguminivora glycinivorella isolate SPB_JAAS2020 chromosome 27, LegGlyc_1.1, whole genome shotgun sequence encodes:
- the LOC125240299 gene encoding putative fatty acyl-CoA reductase CG5065: MAPSMSVAEYYANKTIFITGATGFMGKVLVEKLLRSCPDVKRIYMLMRGKKGQSSGERLESFLKCRIFDRLHEVSPKCFEKLRLIPGDILAEGMGISEEHRQELRNETQIIFHCAACVRFDMPLKDATALNTGGTQRVLDLTDGMSQLEVFVHVSTAYCRCELPVLEERVYETKHRPQEVMKCVEWMDDELITHLQPKLIDPQPNTYAYTKSLAESLVAQYEGKFPIAIARPSIVTAAHKEPMPGWVDNLNGPTGLLVGAGKGVIRTMHCNDALKADVIPVDFVVNGCILVAYNTGVNKPKEVQVVNITESGRNPLTWGAALDMGRIHVQEFPFSVCLWYPGGSPKSSLVLHQIALLFTHIIPAYLVDLLLMMLGKKTFMVQIQKRISYGLEVLQYYTTKEWHFKNDNFVALRKVISKEDDETFYTDIKMINWSSYIRDYIYGARQYCCKEDPSSLPQARKLQKQLYYLDRVTTIIIYSLCAYFIYYYVRMFVSVMF; the protein is encoded by the exons atggcgccatctatgagcGTAGCGGAGTACTACGCAAACAAGACCATCTTCATCACTGGAGCCACTGGTTTTATGGGAAAGGTCCTCGTGGAGAAGCTGCTTAGATCCTGTCCTGATGTGAAGAGGATTTACATGCTGATGCGCGGAAAGAAGGGGCAGAGTAGTGGAGAGAGGCTTGAGAGCTTCTTGAAGTGTAGG ATATTTGACCGCCTCCACGAAGTGAGCCCCAAATGCTTCGAGAAACTTCGCCTGATCCCAGGAGACATACTGGCTGAAGGCATGGGCATTTCAGAGGAGCATCGTCAAGAACTGAGGAATGAAACGCAGATCATCTTCCATTGCGCCGCTTGTGTCAG GTTTGATATGCCGCTTAAGGACGCTACTGCCCTGAATACTGGCGGGACCCAGCGCGTTTTGGACCTCACTGACGGGATGTCACAACTCGAG GTATTCGTCCACGTATCCACAGCGTACTGCCGCTGTGAGCTGCCCGTCTTGGAGGAGCGAGTGTACGAGACCAAACACAGACCGCAGGAAGTCATGAAGTGCGTGGAATGGATGGATGATGAGCTCATCACGCATTTACAACCTAA gCTGATCGACCCGCAACCAAACACGTATGCGTACACAAAATCTCTGGCAGAATCACTAGTAGCGCAGTATGAAGGAAaattccctatcgctatcgcgaGGCCATCTATCG TGACAGCAGCCCACAAGGAGCCCATGCCAGGCTGGGTGGACAACCTGAACGGGCCCACAGGCCTTCTGGTGGGCGCGGGGAAGGGTGTCATTAGAACTATGCACTGTAACGACGCGCTTAAGGCAGACGTCATTCCAGTGGACTTTGTCGTTAACGGGTGTATCTTGGTGGCTTATAACACGGGCGTTAATAA ACCAAAAGAAGTACAAGTGGTGAACATAACGGAATCGGGAAGGAACCCACTCACGTGGGGAGCAGCGCTTGATATGG GTCGTATCCACGTCCAAGAGTTCCCCTTCTCCGTATGCCTCTGGTACCCCGGCGGCTCCCCCAAGTCCTCACTCGTCTTGCATCAAATCGCGCTACTCTTCACCCACATCATTCCCGCCTACCTCGTGGATCTGCTGCTGATGATGCTGGGAAAGAAGACCTT CATGGTGCAAATACAGAAACGTATTAGTTACGGGCTCGAAGTATTGCAGTATTACACGACCAAGGAGTGGCATTTCAAGAACGACAACTTTGTGGCGCTACGGAAAGTCATATCTAAAGAGGATGATGAGACGTTCTATACTGATATTAAG ATGATCAACTGGAGTTCCTACATCAGAGACTATATCTACGGCGCTCGCCAGTACTGCTGCAAGGAGGACCCTTCCAGCTTGCCACAGGCCAGGAAACTGCAGAAACA ATTGTACTACCTCGACAGAGTCACAACTATAATCATCTACTCGCTCTGCGCGTATTTCATATACTATTATGTTAGGATGTTTGTATCTGTtatgttttag